From the genome of Streptomyces sp. NBC_01317, one region includes:
- a CDS encoding TetR/AcrR family transcriptional regulator, translating to MGRKSDSRQRMVEAARQLIRERGYHGTALSDVVERSAAPRGSVYYHFPEGKGQMAAEAAASHAQEQVEIINRAAASSSSAEDLVRTYFDLAREGMVGSGYQRGCAIAPLVIEASEESEGLQDATRRSFSAMVDGMAFQLIVHGVGNADARELAHAVVAGVEGAMVTSRALRSPQPFDAVRVVLADRARNLTAGIRAAS from the coding sequence ATGGGTAGGAAGTCGGACAGCAGGCAGCGGATGGTCGAGGCCGCACGGCAGCTCATCCGCGAGCGGGGCTACCACGGCACGGCACTGTCCGACGTGGTGGAGCGGAGCGCGGCACCCCGGGGATCGGTCTACTACCACTTCCCCGAAGGCAAGGGGCAGATGGCGGCCGAGGCGGCCGCCAGCCACGCCCAGGAGCAGGTGGAGATCATCAACCGGGCGGCGGCCTCGTCGTCATCGGCCGAGGACCTCGTCCGTACCTACTTCGACCTGGCCCGTGAAGGCATGGTGGGCAGCGGCTATCAGCGCGGCTGCGCCATCGCGCCGCTGGTGATCGAGGCGAGCGAGGAGTCCGAGGGGCTCCAGGACGCCACGCGCCGGTCGTTCTCGGCCATGGTCGACGGCATGGCCTTCCAGCTGATCGTCCACGGCGTGGGAAACGCCGACGCGCGGGAGCTGGCTCACGCCGTGGTGGCGGGGGTGGAAGGCGCCATGGTCACCTCGCGCGCGCTGCGCAGCCCGCAGCCGTTCGACGCGGTACGCGTCGTGCTGGCCGACCGCGCGCGAAACCTCACCGCCGGCATCCGGGCGGCGTCGTAG